The DNA sequence CCTTGCCATGCTCTGCCTGGCATCCACTGCCACACCGATCGCCGCTCAGCGCGCCTCGCCGCCCGGCCCCTTCACCCTCGGCATTACCGAGACCTTCCATTCCGTCATGCTGGGTGAGGACCGCATGCTCAACATCCACCTGCCACCCGGCTATGCGGCGGACACCGTAGCGAACTACCCGGTGATCTACCTGCTCGATGGTGGCGCCGATGAGGACTTCATACACGTTTGCGGCGCCCTGCAGTTCGCCAGCTTCGAGTGGATCCAGTGGATGCCGCCCAGCATCGTGGTGGGCATCGTCAACACCGACCGCCGGCGCGACCTCACCCACCCCACCCGTATCGTGGAGGACCAGGAGAGGTTCCCTTCTTCTGGCGGCTCCGCGGCCTTCCAGCGGTGCCTCAGCGAGGAACTCATTCCCTTCGTGGAGGCCCATTACCGCGCTCGCGGGCCACGCACCCTCATCGGACAAAGCTTCGCGGCGCTCTTCGCCGCGGAGGTCCTTCTGCGCGCACCGCAGCTCTTCCAGCACTACCTGATCGTAAGCCCCAGCCTTTGGTGGGACAACGGTTCGTTGCTGGAACTGCCCTTGGATAGTCTGTTGGCGCCCGGTAACGCCCCCGCCACCCTTTATGTGGCCGTGGGCCGGGAAGGGCGCACCATGGTGAAGGGCGCCCAACGGCTGGCCGCCCGGGCAAAGAAGAGCCGCAGGACACGCGTGGGCTATAGCCGGATGCCCAATCATGCCCATGCCAATATCCTGCACCAGGCCGTGTTGGATGGCTTCCGGTGGAGAAGCGGGCAGAGGATCCGATGAACATCCATGTTCATGCACGGACTCTTGGACCATCCGAAAACCGCATCACCGCCCCCTTAGCTTTGTACCCGGTTCCGGCTCCACGCTGAGCGATCATCGCCGCGCGATAGCACAACCAAGCACCACATGACGCTGGCATCCACCGCCGCACGCAACGGAATGGGCGACTTCCATCCGGCCCCACGGGCCGTGCGGGGCGCCTTGCTGCTGCTGGCGGTGCTCTATGGTCTTGCCGCAGGGACGGGCGCACGTGCTGAAGCCACCACCGCTTCCCTGGAGAACCACGGTTCCATGGCCGTGTCGTGGGCCTTCGGTCATGCGGGGCCGCACCTCCAGGCTCCGGCACCGGCATGGGGCGTGGTCAACCCCACCAGCGCAGCTCCGTCCACCAGCGCCAAGGACCGGACCACCGGCTTCGCGGCGATCGCCCAGGTTCACGGCCGCTCATCGCGGACCGCATTGGCGCGCACCGCCAGCACAACGCGCAGCGTGCCCCTGGCGCTCCGGCGTTTCCAACTCCTCTTCCCCTTCCACATCTTCTGGTGATCCCGCCGAAAGGCCCTTGCCCCTGCGGTGACGGCCGGGCTGCGCCATGCGCGGCCCACGGACATTCCACGGATCGATCACCAACAACACTTGAAGATGAAAATGGATGGAGCGACCATCGTGGTCGGCATCATCGTGCTGGCCATGTTGACATTGCCCTTTGTGCTGGACACGATCAGGCGAAGGAAGAAAGCATCACACCTGCTCCACGCCCTGCGGAGCCTGGCGCTGCAACAACAGTGCAAGGTGGACCAGCATGCCGTGGTAGGCGATATGGCGCTGGGTATGGACAAGACCAGGAATATCCTGTTCTACTTCAGCGATCTGGAGGAGCCCCCCGCAGCCCAGCGCGTTGACCTGGCCGAGATCCGGGCCTGCCAGGCGGTGAAGGAGAAAGCTGGCAAGAGGAGCGCGGACGCCACCGCACTTCCGGACCGCGTGGAACTCGCCCTGCTGCCCAAGGCCAAAGGCGGCAGCGAAACGCGGCTGGTGCTGTTCCAAGCCACCTTGGGCGTGGCCGTGAACGGCGAAGTGCGCATCGCCGAGGAATGGGCCAAGCTGATCAATGATCGCTTGGTGAACTGACCTGCCATTGGAGAACGCCCCGTGGAAAGGCCATGGGGCGGTTCTCCGGCCGCAATGGATCGTGGTCATTGCCGTGAAGGGCCGGTCGCGTTGAAAGCTCAACGCTTCATCGCCTCGCGATAGCAAGTTTTCCATATGGGGTTCAGTTCGAGAGCAGACACTGCTCCCCCAACCATCCATCCCTTTCCCCTTTCCTGTGGACAACTCGCCCTTCCCTTGCGGGGCGGCCCTGACCAGGGGGCCTATACTTGTTCTACACCCACAAACCCTACGCTGATGAGAATATCACTACTCGCCTTATGCGCATCGATCCCTTTCATGGCCTCCGCACAGGACGGCCAGCTGGATCCCACCTTCGCCGACAACGCCGGCTACGCGCTGGTGAACCCCTCGGAGTTCGACAGTGAGTTCATGACCGAGATCGCCGTGCTGCCCAACGGCAAGATCCTGCTGGGCGGCAACATGGGCACGCCGGCCAACAACCAATTGATCGTGGTGCGGTTGATGCCCGATGGCACGCGCGACAACAGCTTCGGCACCGATGGCGTGGCGGTGATCAACCTTTCGCCCGGCGCCACCGAATGGCTTACCGGCATGGTGCCCCAGGGCGACAAGATCATTCTGGGCGGCCACACGAACAACCTGGGCACGAACGACTTCTTCGTGATGCGGCTGAACGCCAACGGCGAGGTGGACGTGACCTTCGGCGGGCTGGGCGCCACCATTGTGGACGTGGGCACCGGCACGCAGGACATTTCCCACACCCTGCGCATGGACCCCGGCGGCAAGCTGCTGGTGGGCGGTTCGGCGGAGGACCCCAACGGCCCTAACGGTGCGGACCTGGCCGTGGTGCGCTTCACAGCCGATGGCCAGTTGGACCCCAGCTTCAATGGCACGGGCAGGTTGATCTGGCCCGTGGTGAACAACGAGGACAAGGTGAAGGACATCGTCTTCGGCGCCCAGCAGCGCACCTACCTGGTGGGCGAGGCGATCTCCAGCGGCCAGCGCCGCATCGTGATCGGCGCGTTGAACAACGACGGCACCAAGTACTTCGATTACGGCGGCAACATGACGGGCCGAACCATTCTGCCCATCCACGCCAGCGCCAACGCCATTGTGAACCGCGCGCTGATGGAGGGTACCGGCAACATCATGGTGGTGGGCGGCGCCATCAACAACGGCATACGTGGTTTCATGGCCCAGGTGGACCCCCTGGGCGCCTACACCAGCTTCGATGCCGACGGTGTGATCATCTTCGGGATCGACAGCGAGGCGTACGACATCATGAAGGTGCAGGACGGCTACCTGGTGTGCGGTACCATCGTGGAGGCCTTCCTGAACACCTTCGTGGTGCGTGTGAGTGAGGAGGCCGAAGCCGTGACGACCTTCGGCGATGAAGGCGTATTCATTGAGGATGTGGCCTTCCTGGAAAACGACGCGGTATACGGCATCGCTGCCCAGGGCACCGGGCACGCGGTAGTAGTGGGCAGCGCCGAGACCGCCGGCCCAACAGGCATCTATGGCTTCGCCTACCGCATCACCGTCGATGGCATCCTCATCGGTGTGGAGGAGAACGAAATGCCGCGGTTCAGCGTGTACCCCAACCCCACCGATGGTCTGTTGCATCTGCCCGGCGAGCTTCCCGTGAACGCTTTGGTGGAAGTGGTGGACCTGCGCGGCACCGTGGTGATGACCGCCAACCTGGACGGCAACCGCCAGCTGGATGTCCGCGGATTGGCATCGGGGCTATACACCCTGGTGGTGGACCGTGCGATGAGCGCGCGCTTCGTGCGGCAGTGAGATGGGGAGATCCCCCTACTCAGAAACGCAGGCCCTGCATCCGGATCGGAATGGTGCGGATGGCAACATGCCCGCTCGGATCCCGTATCGGTGGACCATCTGCGGCCACACGGCGGAGCGCGTTCGCCTTGGTCGCGTATTCCTGTTCCTACACCCACAAACCCTACGCTGATGAGAAAAGAATTGCTCACCCTATGCGCTCTGCTTCCCTGGGCGGCCCATGCGCAGGACGGCCAGGTGGACCCCACCTTCGCCGACAACGCGGTATATGCCTTGGTGAACCACACCGAGTTCGACGACGATTGGATGAAGGAGATCGTGGTGCTGCCCGACGGCCGGATCCTGCTGGGCGGCAACATGGGCACCTGGACGGAGAACAAGATGATCATTGTGCGCCTGCTGCCCGATGGCACGCGCGACAGCAGCTTCGGCACCGATGGAGTGGCCCTGGTGGACCTTTCGCCTGGCAATACCGAGGCCCTCAAGGGCATGGTGCCCCAAGGCGACAAGCTCATCCTGGGCGGCCAGACCAACAACTTCGGCACGAACGACTTCTTCGTGATGCGCCTGAACGCCGACGGCTCGGTGGATGAAAGCTTCGGGGGGGTGGGTGTGACCATCGTGGACGTGGGCAACGGCACGGAGGACATCGTGCATTCGGTGCGCATGGACAGCAACGGCAAGGTGCTCCTCGGCGGTTCGGCCGAAGACCCCGACGGACCCAATGGGGTGGACCTCGCCGTGGTACGCTTCACGGCCGACGGCCATTTGGACCCCACCTTCAATGGCACGGGCAAGTTGATCTGGCCCGTGGTGAACAACGAGGACAAGGTGAAGGACATCGTGTTCGGCGCCCAGCAGCGCATCTACCTGGTGGGCGAGGCGATGAGTTCCGGACTGCGCCGCATCGTGATCGGTGCGCTGAACAATGACGGCACCAAGTACCTGGAGTATGGCGGCAACATGACGGGTCGCACCATTCTGCCTGTGCAGCAGAACGTGCATGGCTATGTGGACCGCGCCCTGATGGACAGCAACGGCAACATCATGGTGGTCGGCAACGCCTTCCTGAGCTTCACGCGGGGCATGATGGCCCAGGTGGATCCCATGGGCGCCTATACCTCCTTCAATGACAGTGGCGTACTCCTGTTCGGCGTGAAGAGCCAGCTGCACGACATCCTGAAGGTGCAGGGCGGCTATCTGGTCTGCGGCTACTATTTCGATGACGACAAGAGCTTCCAGAGCTCCATGGTGGCGCGCATCAGTGAAGCTGCCCAACCGGTGCCCAGCTTTGCCGACGACGGCATGCTGGTGGAGAACGTGAACGTGCTGGGCAATGACGGCTGCGCCGCCTTCGCCGCCCAGGGCACCGGGCATGTGGTGGTGGTGGGCATGGGCTTCGTACCCGGGCCCAATGGCTTCTACGGCTTCGCCTTCCGCATCACCGTGGATGGCATCCTCACCGGTTCGGAGGAGCATGAACTCCCGCGTTTCCGCGTGTACCCCAACCCCACCGATGGCCTGCTGCAACTGCCCGGCGAGCTGCCCTTGAACGCGTTGGTGGAAGTGGTGGACCTGCGCGGCGCCGTGGTGATGACGGCGAAGCTCGACGGCACACGACAGTTGGATGTGCGCCGATTGGCATCGGGCCTCTACACCCTGGTGGTGGATCGTTCGATGAGCGCGCGCTTCGTGCGGAACTGAGGAAGGGAGAAGCGCACACGGAGGCACGAAGGGCTCTCAGCCCCGGCCTCCGTGTGGCTTTTCGCACTGGTCAACACCTCCCCCATTCCTGCCGACCTTTGTCCGATGCCTATCGGTACCAAGCGCCCGCTGCTGATCTCCCTGGCCCTGTTGCACGGCGTGGCATCCGTGGCGCAGACCGACAGTACCGCCACCGAAGCGATCGAGGAAGCACCGGTGATCATCACAGGCGGTGTGCCCGAAGCCGTGGGCCACGTGTCCACGAACCAACAGGACACGCTGGACTGGCGGCAGCGCCACAGCGCCCACAAGGCCAGCCTCTACAGTGCGGTGCTGCCCGGCGCGGGGCAGATCTACAACCGCAAATACTGGAAGGCGCCCATCGTGTGGGCCGGGTTGGGCACCTGCGTGTGGTTCATCAACGACAACACCGGTCAGTACAAGTACTATCGGCGCGAATACCTGGCGATGGTGGACAACGACCCTGATACGGTGAGCGAGTTCGAGGGCGAATTCGCTCCGGAGGCCGTGCGCGACGTGATGGACACCTACCGCCGCTGGCGCGACCTGAGCTACATCGCCTTCGGGCTGGTGTACATGCTCAACATCGTGGACGCCTCGGTGGACGCCCATTTCGTGCGCTTCGATGTGGGGCCCCACCTTTCGCTCCGGCTGGGGCCGTCCATGCCGGTGGCCGCACAGGGCGGGATGGGCATCGGCATGGCGCTGACGCTGCGGTAGATCCGCGCGTGGAAGCCTTCAACCGGGAATGGACCCGCCGGCCGGCAGGCGGGCCTGCATGAACGAGAATGCCTGACCGGTCCGAATACTGAAGGGTCATCGCATCGGGACCACCCTCTGATCGCTGTGCGTTTCCCTTGCGGCCGCCGGCGGGAAGTCCCATTCACGTTCATTCCCGGCCGTGCACGGCATAGCCCGTGGACCGCGACAGGAAGTTTCCAGGTCAAGCCTTGGAAGCCGCCCATACCACTTCACATTCCTTCACAAGCGGTCCGGTTAACTTCGGCGCCTCACATGGCGCCACCATCCAACATCCGACCGGCCCAACTTTCAACATGAGGATCGCGCTCTACGGCTACGGTAAAATGGGCAGGGCCATCGAGGCGGCCGCCGCCGCGCGTGGGCATGAGGTGGTGCTGCGCGTGGACAGCGCCAACGCCGGCACAGCGCCCACCGACGCCGAGGTGGCCATCGAGTTCAGCGCGCCGGAGCAGGCCGTGGCCAACATGCGGCTGTGCCTGGCGCATGGCGTGCCTGTGGTGGTGGGCACCACCGGCTGGTACGACCAGCTCAATGCCGTGCGCGCGCTGGTGCAGGAACACCGGGGCACGCTGCTCTGGGCCAGCAACTTCAGCATCGGCGTGAATCTCTTCTTCCGCGTGAACCGCCAACTGGCCGCACTTATGGAACGGCAGCCAACCTATGCCGTCCACATCGACGAGGTCCACCACACCCACAAGAAGGACGCGCCCAGCGGCACGGCCATCACCCTGGCGCGCGACATCGACCTGCGCGTGAAACGCTGCGACGGTTGGGCGCTTGTCCATGGCACCGGTCACCGCGAGCGAAGCGATGCGCCCATGCCATCGCCCATCCCGATCAACAGCGAACGCACCGGTGAAGTGCCCGGCAAGCACAGCGTCACCTGGGCCGGACCCGACGACCGCATCACCATCACCCACGAAGCTTTCGGCCGCACAGGCTTCGCCACCGGCGCCGTGCATGCGGCCGAGTGGCTGCAAGGGCGCCAGGGCCTCTTCACCATGGACGATGTGCTCGATGTGGATGGATGACCCCCGATCTCCAACCCTTCAACCCTTCCTGCCGGCAGGCAGGTTCCCAACTCTCAACCTCCCACCACCTTGCTCCCCTACATCATCCTCATCGCCTACTTCATCGTGCTGCTGGCCAGCCTGTGGAAACTGTTCCAGAAGGCGGGCCAGCCGGCCTGGGCTGGCTTCGTGCCGGGTTGGAACATCCTCGTTTGGCTGAAGATCAGCGGCAAGCCCTGGTGGTGGATCATCCTCTTCCTGGTGCCCGGCGTCAACCTGCTCATGTTCATCATCATGAACGTGAACATCAGCATCACGCTCGGTGTGCGCTCCTTCAAGGAACACCTGGTGATGACCTTCCTCCCCTGGTGGAAGGTGCCCGCCACGGTCTTCGCCGAGGCGAACAAGTACGTGGGGCCTATCCCCGCAGAGAAACGCAAGCGCGGGCTGCTGGGCCAATGGGGTGATGCCATCCTCTTCGCCGTGATCGTGGCCACGGTGTTCCGCACGTACACCTTCGAGGCTTTCACCATACCCACGCCCTCCATGGAGAAGAGCCTGCTGGTGGGCGACTACCTCTTCGTGAGCAAGCTGAGCTACGGCCCGCGCATGCCCATGACGCCGATGACCTTCCCCTTCACGCACCACACCATGCCCTTCTCAGCCAGCCAGCCCTCCTTCGTGGACTGGTTCAGCATGAAGTACCGTCGCCTGCCGGGTTTCGGCACACCGCAGCGTGGCGATGCCGTGGTGTTCAACTTCCCCGAAGGCGATACCGTGGTGGCTAATTTCCAGAACCAGAGCTACTACCAGTTGGTGCGCGACCACGGCCGGGCGAAGATCCACGACCCGAACCACCGCATGCTGAACATGGTGGAGGGACGCGTTCGGCAGGTGCCCACGGGCGGCATCCTGGTGCGGCCGCTGGACAAGCGCGAGAACTACATCAAGCGCTGCGTGGCCATCGCCGGTGACACGCTGGAGGTGCGAGATGGGCTGGTGCATGTGAATGGCGCTGCCAGCGCGCTGCCTGAAGGCGGCCAGCTGGCCTGGACCTTCCGTCTGAGCGAGCCTTTCAGCGAACGACGATTGAAGGAGCAGTTCGACATCAGCCCGGACGACATCACGCGTCTGCCCGACGGCACGGTGCAGATCCCCCTCACCGAAGCCGCCGCGGAACGCCTGCGCACCTTCAACAACGTGGTGGAGATGACGCGACAGAACAACCCACGGGGCAAGGCTAGCGACTACCACAAGCTGCCGTATTTCCCCAACCACCCGGACTACGACTGGACCGAGGACAACTTCGGCCCCATTTGGATACCGAAAAAGGGCGCGACCATCCAACTGACGCTGGACAACCTGCCCTTGTACGAGCGCGCCATACGCGTGTATGAGCACAACGCCTTGCACGTGAAGGACGGCGCGATCCTCATCAACGGCCAGCCAGCCACCAGCTACACCTTCCAACAGGACTACTTCTGGCTGATGGGCGACAACCGCCACCGGTCGCAGGACAGCCGCTTCTGGGGCTTTGTGCCACACGACCACGTGGTGGGCAAGGCGGTGCTGGTGTGGTTCACCAAGGATCCCTATACGGGTGTGAGGTG is a window from the Flavobacteriales bacterium genome containing:
- a CDS encoding alpha/beta hydrolase; this encodes MVRLLAMLCLASTATPIAAQRASPPGPFTLGITETFHSVMLGEDRMLNIHLPPGYAADTVANYPVIYLLDGGADEDFIHVCGALQFASFEWIQWMPPSIVVGIVNTDRRRDLTHPTRIVEDQERFPSSGGSAAFQRCLSEELIPFVEAHYRARGPRTLIGQSFAALFAAEVLLRAPQLFQHYLIVSPSLWWDNGSLLELPLDSLLAPGNAPATLYVAVGREGRTMVKGAQRLAARAKKSRRTRVGYSRMPNHAHANILHQAVLDGFRWRSGQRIR
- a CDS encoding T9SS type A sorting domain-containing protein → MASAQDGQLDPTFADNAGYALVNPSEFDSEFMTEIAVLPNGKILLGGNMGTPANNQLIVVRLMPDGTRDNSFGTDGVAVINLSPGATEWLTGMVPQGDKIILGGHTNNLGTNDFFVMRLNANGEVDVTFGGLGATIVDVGTGTQDISHTLRMDPGGKLLVGGSAEDPNGPNGADLAVVRFTADGQLDPSFNGTGRLIWPVVNNEDKVKDIVFGAQQRTYLVGEAISSGQRRIVIGALNNDGTKYFDYGGNMTGRTILPIHASANAIVNRALMEGTGNIMVVGGAINNGIRGFMAQVDPLGAYTSFDADGVIIFGIDSEAYDIMKVQDGYLVCGTIVEAFLNTFVVRVSEEAEAVTTFGDEGVFIEDVAFLENDAVYGIAAQGTGHAVVVGSAETAGPTGIYGFAYRITVDGILIGVEENEMPRFSVYPNPTDGLLHLPGELPVNALVEVVDLRGTVVMTANLDGNRQLDVRGLASGLYTLVVDRAMSARFVRQ
- a CDS encoding T9SS type A sorting domain-containing protein → MRKELLTLCALLPWAAHAQDGQVDPTFADNAVYALVNHTEFDDDWMKEIVVLPDGRILLGGNMGTWTENKMIIVRLLPDGTRDSSFGTDGVALVDLSPGNTEALKGMVPQGDKLILGGQTNNFGTNDFFVMRLNADGSVDESFGGVGVTIVDVGNGTEDIVHSVRMDSNGKVLLGGSAEDPDGPNGVDLAVVRFTADGHLDPTFNGTGKLIWPVVNNEDKVKDIVFGAQQRIYLVGEAMSSGLRRIVIGALNNDGTKYLEYGGNMTGRTILPVQQNVHGYVDRALMDSNGNIMVVGNAFLSFTRGMMAQVDPMGAYTSFNDSGVLLFGVKSQLHDILKVQGGYLVCGYYFDDDKSFQSSMVARISEAAQPVPSFADDGMLVENVNVLGNDGCAAFAAQGTGHVVVVGMGFVPGPNGFYGFAFRITVDGILTGSEEHELPRFRVYPNPTDGLLQLPGELPLNALVEVVDLRGAVVMTAKLDGTRQLDVRRLASGLYTLVVDRSMSARFVRN
- the dapB gene encoding 4-hydroxy-tetrahydrodipicolinate reductase — protein: MRIALYGYGKMGRAIEAAAAARGHEVVLRVDSANAGTAPTDAEVAIEFSAPEQAVANMRLCLAHGVPVVVGTTGWYDQLNAVRALVQEHRGTLLWASNFSIGVNLFFRVNRQLAALMERQPTYAVHIDEVHHTHKKDAPSGTAITLARDIDLRVKRCDGWALVHGTGHRERSDAPMPSPIPINSERTGEVPGKHSVTWAGPDDRITITHEAFGRTGFATGAVHAAEWLQGRQGLFTMDDVLDVDG
- a CDS encoding S26 family signal peptidase encodes the protein MKYRRLPGFGTPQRGDAVVFNFPEGDTVVANFQNQSYYQLVRDHGRAKIHDPNHRMLNMVEGRVRQVPTGGILVRPLDKRENYIKRCVAIAGDTLEVRDGLVHVNGAASALPEGGQLAWTFRLSEPFSERRLKEQFDISPDDITRLPDGTVQIPLTEAAAERLRTFNNVVEMTRQNNPRGKASDYHKLPYFPNHPDYDWTEDNFGPIWIPKKGATIQLTLDNLPLYERAIRVYEHNALHVKDGAILINGQPATSYTFQQDYFWLMGDNRHRSQDSRFWGFVPHDHVVGKAVLVWFTKDPYTGVRWKRLFTRVR